Proteins encoded by one window of Cannabis sativa cultivar Pink pepper isolate KNU-18-1 chromosome 4, ASM2916894v1, whole genome shotgun sequence:
- the LOC133037198 gene encoding uncharacterized protein LOC133037198, translating into MSSDGIGGDSSKRISVSENVEVTDRRLVCFEMGATGLNVDSNIQLVEDDPIPVEETPLVDKKKSKKPIALTSPFMEYDSSISSSKDGSGYGVVKYVAGLCSLDDKIGEDVEHKDENDFDLWLGEGRRSKKDPHDKDKVYLKGKDKIVPPFRFGVEDVATKMWFHKLAYPGQCLTNSHLDIIFYYLRKKGKYAKEPKVKFTTTNCLFFKTIHALYEKFVAQKKDLSLITAQHAIADYIRGRKMLCGSPWHLCDHVLFIIHMETESHWILGRLNIEERRMYMYNSLSTAMKDSAAIKACQPFAMLLPHFFALFDEFKKENKPVCLEPFKVVKVDGLPQQTSK; encoded by the exons ATGTCTTCAGATGGAATTGGTGGTGATTCTAGTAAGCGGATTTCAGTTTCTGAAAATGTTGAGGTTACGGATCGTCGTCTTGTTTGTTTtgag atggGTGCAACAGGTCTCAATGTTGATTCTAATATTCAACTTGTTGAAGATGACCCAATTCCCGTTGAAGAAACTCCTCTTGTTGACAAGAAGAAATCTAAGAAACCCATAGCGTTGACGTCTCCGTTTATGGAGTATGACTCTTCCATTTCTAGTTCTAAAGATGGTTCTGGTTATGGAGTTGTTAAGTATGTGGCTGGTTTGTGTTCTCTTGATGATAAGATTGGTGAAGATGTAGAACATAAAGACGAGAATGATTTTGACTTGTGGCTTGGTGAAGGACGGCGATCAAAGAAAGATCC ccATGACAAGGACAAAGTTTACTTGAAGGGTAAGGATAAGATTGTTCCCCCTTTTCGTTTTGGCGTGGAAGATGTTGCAACCAAGATGTGGTTCCACAAGCTTGCATATCCTGGCCAATGTTTAACTAATTCT catttggatattattttttactatCTACGTAAAAAGGGAAAGTATGCAAAGGAGCCAAAGGTTAAGTTCACAACCACCAATTGCTTATTCTTCAAAACCATTCatgctttgtatgaaaaatttgTTGCACAGAAAAAAGATCTTTCTTTGATAACTGCCCAGCATGCCATTGCTGATTATATCAGAGGTAGAAAAATGTTATGTGGTTCCCCTTGGCATTTGTGCGATCATGTTTTGTTTATCATCCATATGGAGACTGAATCACATTGGATTCTTGGTCGCTTGAATATTGAGGAAAGGCGTATGTACATGTACAACTCCTTGTCGACTGCTATGAAAGATAGTGCCGCTATCAAAGCTTGTCAGCCATTTGCGATGTTGTTGCCCCACTTTTTTGCTTTGTTCGATGAGttcaaaaaggaaaacaaaCCGGTTTGTTTAGAGCCTTTCAAAGTTGTTAAGGTTGATGGTTTGCCTCAACAAACCTCGAAGTAa